The Euphorbia lathyris chromosome 3, ddEupLath1.1, whole genome shotgun sequence genome contains a region encoding:
- the LOC136222965 gene encoding uncharacterized protein codes for MEVKPTVALRAILVGGVAIFAKVAGVMKAAGGAKLGAAATAMSIAAGAAMSGGKHDSNDPSSPSPSPSK; via the coding sequence ATGGAGGTAAAACCAACAGTTGCTTTGAGGGCTATACTTGTTGGAGGGGTGGCTATATTTGCAAAGGTAGCCGGTGTTATGAAGGCTGCTGGAGGCGCAAAGCTAGGGGCTGCAGCAACTGCCATGTCAATTGCAGCAGGTGCTGCTATGTCAGGAGGAAAACACGACTCCAATGATCCTTCTTCGCCTTCACCTTCACCTTCAAAATGA
- the LOC136222964 gene encoding beta-galactosidase 17 isoform X1: MARKRGPKSTSFLLLVISLMAFGVFVPVFAPLPSHSHSHSHSHRHRKVFLRAKDRSFEIEDDMFLKDGKPFRIIGGDLHYFRILPEYWEDRLMRAKALGLNTIQTYVPWNLHEPQQGNLVFEGIADLVSFLKLCQKLDFLVMLRPGPYICGEWDLGGFPAWLLAVEPALKLRSSDPAYLQLVDKWWGILLAKVNPLLYNNGGPIIMVQIENEFGSYGDDKPYLHHLVKLAREHLGDNIILYTTDGGSRELLEKGTIRGDAVFTAVDFTTGDDPWPIFKLQKEYNAPGKSPPLSSEFYTGWLTHWGEKIAHTDADFTASSLEKILSRNGSAVLYMAHGGTNFGFYNGANTGGDEFDFKPDLTSYDYDAPIRESGDVDNAKFTALRRIIGLHSALPLPPVPPNNEKTGYGPIRLQKTTFLFDMLDVVNPANVVESQNPVSMESVGQMFGFLLYVSKYSSKDGGNTLFIQKVHDRAQVFTLCPSDGNGGRPRFVGSIERWSSQKLGLPNNGCASDISLFVLVENMGRLNYGRYLFDRKGILSSVYLDGKILHGWKMIPVPLHNLNEEPKINPIIQAAHMGSSVASVVTKLEEKRHKPRSISKEPAFYRGQFTIEKEHQINDTFISFNGWGKGIAFINDINIGRYWPSFGPQCNLYVPSPILRHGENVLVILELESPHPRLVIHSVNQPEFGCGSSKSSVHQL; the protein is encoded by the exons ATGGCGAGAAAGAGAGGCCCCAAATCGACGTCGTTTCTACTTCTCGTCATCTCTCTAATGGCATTTGGAGTCTTCGTTCCTGTCTTCGCTCCTCTCCCTTCTCATTCTCACTCTCACTCTCACTCTCATCGCCACAGAAAGGTCTTCCTCAGA GCTAAAGATCGAAGCTTTGAGATTGAGGATGATATGTTCTTGAAAGATGGTAAGCCTTTCCGAATTATTGGTGGTGATTTGCACTATTTTCGAATTCTTCCTGAG TACTGGGAAGATAGGCTGATGAGAGCAAAAGCTCTGGGGTTGAATACAATTCAAACATATGTTCCTTGGAATTTGCATGAACCTCAACAGGGGAACTTGGTTTTTGAGGGTATTGCAGATTTAGTTTCTTTTCTCAAACTTTGCCAGAAGCTGGATTTCCTTGTTATGCTTCGGCCTGGACCTTATATATGCGGAG AGTGGGACTTGGGAGGTTTTCCTGCTTGGTTACTGGCCGTAGAACCAGCTCTCAAACTCAGATCATCTGATCCTGCTTATCTACAATTG GTTGACAAATGGTGGGGAATTCTACTTGCAAAGGTTAATCCTTTGCTTTATAACAATGGAGGTCCTATTATTATGGTTCAG ATTGAAAATGAGTTTGGTTCATATGGAGATGACAAACCTTATCTTCATCACCTGGTCAAACTGGCCCGGGAACATCTTGGGGATAACATAATCCT ATATACCACAGATGGAGGTTCTAGGGAGCTTCTTGAGAAAGGAACCATTCGCGGAGATGCTGTATTTACAG CTGTCGATTTTACCACTGGTGATGATCCATGGCCTATATTCAAGTTACAAAAGGAGTACAATGCCCCAGGAAAATCACCACCACTTTCTTC GGAGTTCTATACTGGCTGGTTGACACACTGGGGAGAGAAGATTGCACACACAGATGCTGATTTTACAGCATCTTCATTGGAAAAGATTTTGTCACGAAATGGTTCAGCTGTTCTTTAT ATGGCACATGGTGGAACAAACTTCGGTTTTTACAATGGAGCAAATACTGGTGGAGATGAGTTTGATTTCAAGCCGGATCTCACTTCCTATGATTAT GATGCACCAATTAGGGAATCTGGTGATGTGGATAATGCAAAATTTACTG CATTGCGTAGGATTATAGGGCTTCATAGTGCATTACCACTTCCTCCAGTTCCTCCCAATAATGAAAAGACAGGATATGGACCTATTCGGTTGCAGAAAACAACATTTTTGTTCGATATGCTTGATGTGGTAAATCCTGCTAATGTGGTTGAATCCCAAAACCCAGTTTCTATGGAGTCTGTCGGACAG ATGTTTGGATTTTTACTATATGTTTCAAAGTATTCTTCAAAGGATGGTGGAAATACTTTGTTCATACAGAAG GTACATGACAGAGCTCAAGTGTTTACATTGTGCCCTTCTGATGGTAATGGTGGAAGGCCAAGATTCGTTGGGTCAATTGAAAGGTGGTCAAGTCAAAAACTTGGGCTTCCTAATAATGGCTGTGCTTCCGACATCAGCTTATTTGTTCTG GTGGAAAACATGGGCCGCTTGAACTACGGGCGATACCTTTTCGATAGGAAG GGCATTTTATCATCTGTTTATCTAGACGGGAAAATTTTGCATGGATGGAAAATGATTCCAGTTCCACTTCACAACCTGAATGAGGAGCCAAAAATCAACCCCATCATTCAAGCTGCACATATGGGATCCAGTGTAGCATCAGTGGTTACAAAATTAGAAGAAAAGCGACACAAGCCTA GGAGTATTTCCAAAGAACCAGCATTCTATAGAGGCCAATTTACTATTGAAAAAGAACACCAAATCAACGATACGTTCATCTCATTCAATGGTTGGGGTAAAGGAATAGCATTCATAAATGATATTAACATCGGAAGATATTGGCCG TCATTTGGACCACAGTGTAACCTTTATGTCCCTTCTCCAATCCTTCGGCATGGAGAAAATGTTCTG GTTATACTGGAGTTAGAATCTCCTCATCCTCGGCTTGTGATACATTCAGTCAATCAGCCAGAATTCGGTTGTGGTTCAAGTAAATCGAGTGTACATCAACTTTAA
- the LOC136222964 gene encoding beta-galactosidase 17 isoform X2, giving the protein MARKRGPKSTSFLLLVISLMAFGVFVPVFAPLPSHSHSHSHSHRHRKAKDRSFEIEDDMFLKDGKPFRIIGGDLHYFRILPEYWEDRLMRAKALGLNTIQTYVPWNLHEPQQGNLVFEGIADLVSFLKLCQKLDFLVMLRPGPYICGEWDLGGFPAWLLAVEPALKLRSSDPAYLQLVDKWWGILLAKVNPLLYNNGGPIIMVQIENEFGSYGDDKPYLHHLVKLAREHLGDNIILYTTDGGSRELLEKGTIRGDAVFTAVDFTTGDDPWPIFKLQKEYNAPGKSPPLSSEFYTGWLTHWGEKIAHTDADFTASSLEKILSRNGSAVLYMAHGGTNFGFYNGANTGGDEFDFKPDLTSYDYDAPIRESGDVDNAKFTALRRIIGLHSALPLPPVPPNNEKTGYGPIRLQKTTFLFDMLDVVNPANVVESQNPVSMESVGQMFGFLLYVSKYSSKDGGNTLFIQKVHDRAQVFTLCPSDGNGGRPRFVGSIERWSSQKLGLPNNGCASDISLFVLVENMGRLNYGRYLFDRKGILSSVYLDGKILHGWKMIPVPLHNLNEEPKINPIIQAAHMGSSVASVVTKLEEKRHKPRSISKEPAFYRGQFTIEKEHQINDTFISFNGWGKGIAFINDINIGRYWPSFGPQCNLYVPSPILRHGENVLVILELESPHPRLVIHSVNQPEFGCGSSKSSVHQL; this is encoded by the exons ATGGCGAGAAAGAGAGGCCCCAAATCGACGTCGTTTCTACTTCTCGTCATCTCTCTAATGGCATTTGGAGTCTTCGTTCCTGTCTTCGCTCCTCTCCCTTCTCATTCTCACTCTCACTCTCACTCTCATCGCCACAGAAAG GCTAAAGATCGAAGCTTTGAGATTGAGGATGATATGTTCTTGAAAGATGGTAAGCCTTTCCGAATTATTGGTGGTGATTTGCACTATTTTCGAATTCTTCCTGAG TACTGGGAAGATAGGCTGATGAGAGCAAAAGCTCTGGGGTTGAATACAATTCAAACATATGTTCCTTGGAATTTGCATGAACCTCAACAGGGGAACTTGGTTTTTGAGGGTATTGCAGATTTAGTTTCTTTTCTCAAACTTTGCCAGAAGCTGGATTTCCTTGTTATGCTTCGGCCTGGACCTTATATATGCGGAG AGTGGGACTTGGGAGGTTTTCCTGCTTGGTTACTGGCCGTAGAACCAGCTCTCAAACTCAGATCATCTGATCCTGCTTATCTACAATTG GTTGACAAATGGTGGGGAATTCTACTTGCAAAGGTTAATCCTTTGCTTTATAACAATGGAGGTCCTATTATTATGGTTCAG ATTGAAAATGAGTTTGGTTCATATGGAGATGACAAACCTTATCTTCATCACCTGGTCAAACTGGCCCGGGAACATCTTGGGGATAACATAATCCT ATATACCACAGATGGAGGTTCTAGGGAGCTTCTTGAGAAAGGAACCATTCGCGGAGATGCTGTATTTACAG CTGTCGATTTTACCACTGGTGATGATCCATGGCCTATATTCAAGTTACAAAAGGAGTACAATGCCCCAGGAAAATCACCACCACTTTCTTC GGAGTTCTATACTGGCTGGTTGACACACTGGGGAGAGAAGATTGCACACACAGATGCTGATTTTACAGCATCTTCATTGGAAAAGATTTTGTCACGAAATGGTTCAGCTGTTCTTTAT ATGGCACATGGTGGAACAAACTTCGGTTTTTACAATGGAGCAAATACTGGTGGAGATGAGTTTGATTTCAAGCCGGATCTCACTTCCTATGATTAT GATGCACCAATTAGGGAATCTGGTGATGTGGATAATGCAAAATTTACTG CATTGCGTAGGATTATAGGGCTTCATAGTGCATTACCACTTCCTCCAGTTCCTCCCAATAATGAAAAGACAGGATATGGACCTATTCGGTTGCAGAAAACAACATTTTTGTTCGATATGCTTGATGTGGTAAATCCTGCTAATGTGGTTGAATCCCAAAACCCAGTTTCTATGGAGTCTGTCGGACAG ATGTTTGGATTTTTACTATATGTTTCAAAGTATTCTTCAAAGGATGGTGGAAATACTTTGTTCATACAGAAG GTACATGACAGAGCTCAAGTGTTTACATTGTGCCCTTCTGATGGTAATGGTGGAAGGCCAAGATTCGTTGGGTCAATTGAAAGGTGGTCAAGTCAAAAACTTGGGCTTCCTAATAATGGCTGTGCTTCCGACATCAGCTTATTTGTTCTG GTGGAAAACATGGGCCGCTTGAACTACGGGCGATACCTTTTCGATAGGAAG GGCATTTTATCATCTGTTTATCTAGACGGGAAAATTTTGCATGGATGGAAAATGATTCCAGTTCCACTTCACAACCTGAATGAGGAGCCAAAAATCAACCCCATCATTCAAGCTGCACATATGGGATCCAGTGTAGCATCAGTGGTTACAAAATTAGAAGAAAAGCGACACAAGCCTA GGAGTATTTCCAAAGAACCAGCATTCTATAGAGGCCAATTTACTATTGAAAAAGAACACCAAATCAACGATACGTTCATCTCATTCAATGGTTGGGGTAAAGGAATAGCATTCATAAATGATATTAACATCGGAAGATATTGGCCG TCATTTGGACCACAGTGTAACCTTTATGTCCCTTCTCCAATCCTTCGGCATGGAGAAAATGTTCTG GTTATACTGGAGTTAGAATCTCCTCATCCTCGGCTTGTGATACATTCAGTCAATCAGCCAGAATTCGGTTGTGGTTCAAGTAAATCGAGTGTACATCAACTTTAA
- the LOC136221595 gene encoding mediator of RNA polymerase II transcription subunit 9 isoform X2 — MDHSYTAGAWTMIPNVPSHSNSPAHSNQDQFYLHQQSQQQQQFNQLQQQQFQQQQQRLVQQQQQQQQQQQQQQPPQNQHHQSLASHFHLLHINELNNHFEKCQQLLNSISSSINAKAMTVDGQKRKLEESEQLLNQRRDLISKYRNSVEELLKSEP; from the exons ATGGATCATTCGTATACAGCAGGAGCGTGGACAATGATCCCCAACGTGCCATCCCACAGTAACTCACCTGCTCATTCTAATCAAGACCAATTTTACCTCCATCAACAGTCTCAACAGCAGCAGCAATTTAATCAACTTCAACAACAACAATTTCAGCAGCAGCAACAGCGTCTGGTTCAAcaacagcagcagcagcagcagcagcagcaacaacAACAGCCACCACAAAATCAACATCACCAATCACTCGCTTCTCACTTCCACCTTTTACAT atTAATGAGTTGAACAACCACTTTGAGAAGTGCCAGCAGCTATTGAATTCGATTTCCAGCTCCATTAATGCAAAAGCTATG ACTGTAGACGGGCAGAAACGGAAGCTGGAGGAAAGCGAGCAATTACTAAATCAACGGAG GGATCTCATAAGCAAGTACAGAAACTCAGTTGAAGAGCTTCTCAAGTCTGAGCCATGA
- the LOC136221595 gene encoding mediator of RNA polymerase II transcription subunit 9 isoform X1 — protein MDHSYTAGAWTMIPNVPSHSNSPAHSNQDQFYLHQQSQQQQQFNQLQQQQFQQQQQRLVQQQQQQQQQQQQQQPPQNQHHQSLASHFHLLHLVENFSEVIDNETRDQQSDALINELNNHFEKCQQLLNSISSSINAKAMTVDGQKRKLEESEQLLNQRRDLISKYRNSVEELLKSEP, from the exons ATGGATCATTCGTATACAGCAGGAGCGTGGACAATGATCCCCAACGTGCCATCCCACAGTAACTCACCTGCTCATTCTAATCAAGACCAATTTTACCTCCATCAACAGTCTCAACAGCAGCAGCAATTTAATCAACTTCAACAACAACAATTTCAGCAGCAGCAACAGCGTCTGGTTCAAcaacagcagcagcagcagcagcagcagcaacaacAACAGCCACCACAAAATCAACATCACCAATCACTCGCTTCTCACTTCCACCTTTTACAT CTGGTCGAGAATTTTTCTGAAGTTATCGATAATGAAACTCGAGATCAGCAATCTGATGCTTTG atTAATGAGTTGAACAACCACTTTGAGAAGTGCCAGCAGCTATTGAATTCGATTTCCAGCTCCATTAATGCAAAAGCTATG ACTGTAGACGGGCAGAAACGGAAGCTGGAGGAAAGCGAGCAATTACTAAATCAACGGAG GGATCTCATAAGCAAGTACAGAAACTCAGTTGAAGAGCTTCTCAAGTCTGAGCCATGA